One Luteimonas sp. MC1825 DNA segment encodes these proteins:
- a CDS encoding SCP2 sterol-binding domain-containing protein has translation MADTTFPFPAWKPLAGRALEAALNHALALDDDTRRDLARLAGRNVALHLAAPPLALAIRVDNDALRVGPVEADAPADLSIRSTLGGLLAQLPALLGRNRDDHATPSGRLRIEGDAELARALQRMASRFDPDWQRPFVAAFGEVMGVQVANAVAATLKGARTAGSNLASSAAEYVVEESRDVIGRDELDAFHDDVDAVRDDVERLAARIARLGRGAGGRA, from the coding sequence ATGGCCGACACCACGTTCCCGTTCCCCGCCTGGAAGCCGCTCGCGGGCCGTGCCCTCGAGGCTGCGCTGAACCACGCGCTGGCGCTTGACGACGACACCCGCCGTGACCTGGCGCGTCTCGCCGGACGCAACGTCGCCCTGCACCTGGCGGCACCGCCGCTGGCGCTGGCGATACGCGTCGATAACGACGCATTGCGGGTGGGGCCGGTGGAGGCCGACGCACCCGCCGACCTGTCGATACGCAGCACCCTGGGTGGACTGCTGGCCCAGTTGCCGGCGCTGCTCGGCCGCAACCGCGATGACCACGCCACTCCCAGCGGACGCCTGCGCATCGAGGGCGACGCCGAGCTTGCACGCGCGCTGCAGCGCATGGCCTCGCGCTTCGATCCCGATTGGCAGCGGCCGTTCGTCGCGGCGTTCGGCGAGGTCATGGGCGTGCAGGTCGCCAATGCCGTGGCCGCGACGCTGAAGGGCGCGCGCACGGCCGGCAGCAACCTGGCCAGCAGCGCCGCCGAGTACGTGGTCGAGGAATCGCGCGACGTGATCGGCCGCGACGAGCTGGACGCGTTCCACGACGACGTCGACGCGGTCCGCGACGATGTCGAACGCCTGGCTGCGCGCATCGCGCGCCTCGGGCGCGGCGCCGGAGGGCGTGCATGA
- the oleD gene encoding 2-alkyl-3-oxoalkanoate reductase — translation MRVLVTGGGGFLGQALCRGLVAAGHEVTSFNRGHYPALDAMGVRQLRGDLADRDAVIDACAGMDAVLHNAAKAGAWGSYDSYHRANVMGTGNVLAGCREHGISRLVYTSSPSVTHRATHPVEGGTADTVPYGQDLKAPYAATKLIAEKIVLAANDDELATIALRPRLIWGPGDNQLLPRLAERARAGRLRFVGDGLNRIDTTYIDNAAQAHFDALAALAPGAACAGRAYFISNGEPMAVRDIVNALLAAVGAPQVRKTLPFRAAYAIGAAYEALWPLLRLRGEPPLTRFLAEQLSTTHWYDMAPATRDFGYVPRVTIAEGLRRLAADAAGSVTR, via the coding sequence GTGAGGGTGCTGGTCACGGGCGGTGGCGGGTTCCTTGGCCAAGCGCTGTGCCGCGGCCTGGTGGCGGCGGGGCACGAGGTCACGAGTTTCAACCGCGGGCACTACCCCGCGCTCGACGCCATGGGCGTGCGCCAGCTGCGTGGCGACCTGGCCGATCGCGACGCGGTGATCGACGCCTGCGCGGGCATGGACGCGGTGCTGCACAACGCCGCCAAGGCCGGCGCCTGGGGCAGCTACGACAGCTACCACCGCGCCAATGTCATGGGCACCGGCAACGTGCTGGCCGGGTGCCGCGAGCACGGCATCAGCCGGCTGGTGTACACGTCCTCGCCCAGCGTGACCCACCGCGCCACGCACCCGGTCGAAGGCGGCACCGCCGACACCGTGCCCTATGGCCAGGACCTCAAGGCGCCGTACGCCGCCACCAAGCTGATCGCCGAGAAGATCGTGCTGGCCGCCAACGACGACGAGCTCGCCACGATCGCATTGCGCCCGCGGCTGATCTGGGGGCCTGGCGACAACCAGCTGCTGCCGCGCCTGGCCGAACGCGCGCGCGCCGGACGCCTGCGCTTCGTCGGCGACGGACTGAACCGCATCGACACCACCTACATCGACAACGCGGCACAGGCGCACTTCGACGCCCTCGCCGCGCTGGCGCCGGGCGCGGCCTGCGCCGGGCGCGCGTACTTCATCAGCAACGGCGAGCCGATGGCGGTGCGCGACATCGTCAACGCGCTGCTGGCGGCGGTGGGCGCGCCCCAGGTGCGCAAGACGCTGCCGTTCCGCGCCGCGTACGCCATCGGCGCCGCCTACGAGGCGCTTTGGCCGCTGCTGCGGCTGCGCGGCGAGCCGCCGCTGACGCGCTTCCTGGCCGAGCAGCTCAGCACCACGCACTGGTACGACATGGCGCCGGCGACGCGCGATTTCGGCTACGTGCCGCGGGTGACCATTGCCGAAGGCCTGCGCCGGCTGGCGGCCGACGCGGCGGGATCCGTCACCCGCTGA
- the ubiB gene encoding ubiquinone biosynthesis regulatory protein kinase UbiB produces MKTAVRALGIGRVLLRYRLDEMFAGTPAERWLRLMRPFVPSASREIAALPRGARLRLVLEELGPIFVKFGQILSTRRDLVPADVADQLALLQDQVAPFDGEVARAIVERALGRRIDEAYASFDTRPLASASIAQVHAATLPAIDGAAPREVVVKVLRPDIEARIAGDIALLKRIAALVDRSHPRADKIRPREIVAEIESTLAAELDLQREGANASVLRRNWLGSPDLYVPEPVWSHSAERALTLERVRGIPSDDIAAIDAAGIDRKALAAKGVRVFYTQVFRDNFFHADAHAGNIWVDSDPAHRANPRFIALDFGIMGQLSSEDQYYLAENFMAIFNKDYRRIAELHVQAGWMPSHLRIDELEAAVRGVCEPYFTRPLSEISLGEVLLKLFRTAQRFELTLQPQLILLQKTLLNIEGVGRQLDPKIDIWAVARPVLERILAERYSPQRLAREFGKRLPEMVTHAPDMPRLLHAWLQQQVEGRHQLSMRSDDIGQLVKVMAAMQRRTVSAIVGVGLLLVASVLYALEAGGPALWSVPVAACVAGIGGLAALLAAWPRR; encoded by the coding sequence ATGAAGACGGCGGTGCGTGCGCTCGGCATCGGTCGCGTGCTTCTGCGCTATCGCCTCGACGAGATGTTCGCCGGCACGCCGGCCGAGCGCTGGCTGCGGCTGATGCGGCCGTTCGTGCCGAGTGCCTCGCGCGAGATCGCGGCGCTGCCTCGCGGCGCGCGCCTGCGCCTGGTGCTGGAGGAACTGGGCCCGATCTTCGTCAAGTTCGGGCAGATCCTCTCCACCCGCCGCGACCTGGTGCCGGCCGACGTCGCCGACCAGCTGGCGCTGCTGCAGGACCAGGTGGCGCCATTCGACGGCGAGGTCGCACGCGCCATCGTCGAGCGCGCGCTGGGCCGCCGCATCGACGAGGCCTACGCCAGCTTCGACACCCGCCCGCTGGCCTCGGCCTCGATCGCCCAGGTGCATGCGGCGACCCTGCCTGCGATCGACGGCGCCGCGCCGCGCGAGGTGGTGGTGAAGGTGCTGCGCCCCGACATCGAGGCGCGGATCGCTGGCGACATCGCGCTGCTCAAGCGCATCGCCGCGCTGGTCGACCGCTCGCATCCTCGCGCCGACAAGATCCGCCCGCGCGAGATCGTCGCCGAGATCGAGTCCACGCTGGCCGCCGAGCTCGACCTGCAGCGCGAGGGTGCCAATGCGTCGGTGCTGCGCCGCAACTGGCTTGGTTCGCCCGATCTGTACGTGCCGGAGCCGGTGTGGAGCCACAGCGCCGAGCGCGCGCTGACCCTCGAACGCGTGCGCGGCATCCCCAGCGACGACATCGCCGCGATCGACGCCGCCGGCATCGACCGCAAGGCGCTCGCCGCCAAGGGCGTGCGCGTGTTCTACACCCAGGTGTTCCGCGACAACTTCTTCCACGCCGATGCCCACGCCGGCAACATCTGGGTCGACAGCGACCCGGCGCACCGCGCCAACCCGCGCTTCATCGCCCTGGATTTCGGGATCATGGGACAGCTCTCCAGCGAGGACCAGTACTACCTCGCCGAGAACTTCATGGCGATCTTCAACAAGGACTACAGGCGCATCGCCGAGCTGCACGTGCAGGCCGGCTGGATGCCGTCGCACCTGCGCATCGACGAGCTGGAGGCCGCGGTGCGCGGCGTGTGCGAGCCGTACTTCACCCGGCCGCTGTCGGAGATCTCGCTGGGCGAGGTGCTGCTGAAACTGTTCCGCACCGCGCAGCGCTTCGAGCTCACCCTTCAGCCGCAGCTGATCCTGCTGCAGAAGACCCTGCTCAACATCGAAGGCGTCGGCCGCCAGCTCGACCCGAAGATCGACATCTGGGCGGTGGCGCGGCCGGTGCTGGAGCGGATCCTCGCCGAGCGCTACAGCCCGCAGCGGCTGGCGCGCGAGTTCGGCAAGCGCCTGCCGGAAATGGTCACCCACGCGCCCGACATGCCGCGCCTGCTGCATGCCTGGCTGCAGCAGCAGGTCGAAGGCCGCCACCAGCTGTCGATGCGCTCCGACGACATCGGCCAGCTGGTGAAGGTGATGGCGGCGATGCAGCGGCGCACGGTGTCGGCGATCGTCGGCGTCGGCCTGCTGCTGGTCGCCAGCGTGCTGTATGCGCTCGAAGCCGGCGGCCCGGCGCTGTGGTCGGTGCCCGTGGCGGCATGTGTGGCGGGCATCGGCGGCTTGGCCGCGCTGCTCGCGGCCTGGCCACGGCGATGA
- the tenA gene encoding thiaminase II, translating into MSLFDRLKSAAATDWNAYVDHAFVRGLGDGTLPQAAFRNYLVQDYLFLIQFARAHALAAYKSRTMADMRAAKGGLAAIVDVEMNLHLRLCERWGLSAADVEAAPEQRATVAYTRFVLDIGMSGDLLDLQVALIPCTLGYAETGRRLAPAGVGALDSAHPYREWIGEYAGEAFQQVGVAAHAWLDDLGRRYASDNRFGELVDIFAKAARLEADFWQQGLDAARG; encoded by the coding sequence ATGTCGCTGTTCGATCGCCTCAAATCAGCCGCCGCCACCGACTGGAACGCCTACGTCGACCACGCCTTCGTGCGCGGCCTCGGCGACGGCACGCTTCCCCAGGCCGCCTTCCGCAACTATCTGGTCCAGGACTACCTGTTCCTGATCCAGTTCGCGCGCGCGCATGCGCTGGCCGCGTACAAGAGCCGCACCATGGCCGACATGCGCGCGGCCAAGGGCGGGCTGGCGGCGATCGTGGACGTGGAAATGAACCTGCACCTGCGCCTGTGCGAGCGCTGGGGCTTGTCGGCGGCCGACGTGGAGGCCGCGCCCGAGCAGCGCGCCACCGTCGCCTACACGCGCTTCGTGCTCGACATCGGCATGTCCGGCGACCTCCTCGACCTGCAGGTGGCGCTGATCCCGTGCACGCTCGGCTACGCGGAGACCGGCCGCCGCCTGGCGCCGGCCGGCGTCGGCGCGCTGGATTCCGCGCATCCGTACCGCGAATGGATCGGCGAGTACGCCGGCGAGGCCTTCCAGCAGGTCGGGGTGGCGGCGCACGCCTGGCTCGACGACCTTGGCCGGCGCTACGCCAGCGACAACCGCTTCGGCGAACTGGTCGACATCTTTGCCAAGGCGGCGCGACTGGAAGCCGACTTCTGGCAGCAGGGCCTGGACGCGGCACGGGGCTGA
- a CDS encoding YkgJ family cysteine cluster protein, with protein MPHPCLSCGACCAFYRVSFHWSEADPALDGRVPPELTTPLRSHERAMLGTFGGSEPRCVALDADIGRYSRCTIHPVRPQACRDVPASWEFGAASRQCDNARVAHGLPALTRADWAWREAAANDRDGNPDGNDTPNDGGSPPPALPPPIAA; from the coding sequence GTGCCCCATCCCTGCCTGAGCTGCGGCGCCTGCTGCGCCTTCTATCGCGTCAGCTTCCACTGGTCCGAGGCCGATCCCGCGCTGGATGGCAGGGTGCCGCCGGAACTGACCACGCCCCTGCGCAGCCATGAGCGGGCCATGCTCGGCACCTTCGGCGGCAGCGAACCGCGCTGCGTCGCGCTGGATGCCGACATCGGGCGCTACTCCCGGTGCACGATCCACCCGGTGCGCCCGCAGGCCTGCCGCGATGTGCCGGCATCCTGGGAATTCGGCGCCGCGAGCCGGCAGTGCGACAACGCGCGCGTTGCCCATGGCCTGCCGGCACTGACCCGCGCCGACTGGGCCTGGCGCGAGGCCGCGGCCAATGACCGCGACGGCAACCCCGACGGCAACGACACACCGAACGATGGCGGCTCGCCGCCGCCCGCCCTGCCGCCGCCGATCGCGGCCTGA
- the oleC gene encoding olefin beta-lactone synthetase, with product MSEPCNIAAALPRLAAEAPDRIAMRCPGSDGRYATALTYAQLDARSDAIAAGLAARGIVRGTRTVVMVRPTPEFFLLMYALFKVGAVPVLVDPGIDRRALKQCLGEAAAEAFVGIPLAMLARVLLGWSRAARVRITTGARPWFADATLAAVERDGAGAGAQLADTVPDDVAAILFTSGSTGVPKGVVYRHRHFAAQVAMLRDAFGLAPGGVDLPTFPPFALFDPALGLTSVIPDMDPTRPASADPRKLHAAIARFGVTQLFGSPALMRVLAEHGVPLPTVTRVTSAGAPVPADVVAKICALLPPDAQFWTPYGATECLPVAVIEGCELMTLRARTETGAGTCVGRPVPPNEVRIIRVTDDAIPEWSDDQLVKPGQVGEITVAGPTATDTYFKRDAQTRLAKIHEAGATGERIVHRMGDLGYFDAEGRLWFCGRKSQRVVTAATTLCTEQVEPVFDTHPDVRRTALVGLGARGAQRPLLCVELHKGVARGEHARIAAELRHIGEGFVHTARVDSVLFHSAFPVDIRHNAKIGREKLAAWAAREVRRGKVFEPVKQEG from the coding sequence ATGAGCGAACCCTGCAACATCGCGGCGGCGCTGCCGCGGCTGGCGGCCGAGGCGCCCGACCGCATCGCCATGCGCTGCCCCGGCAGCGATGGCCGCTACGCTACCGCACTGACCTATGCGCAGCTGGACGCGCGCAGTGATGCGATCGCCGCCGGTCTCGCCGCGCGCGGCATCGTCCGCGGCACGCGCACGGTGGTGATGGTGCGGCCCACGCCCGAGTTCTTCCTGCTGATGTACGCGCTGTTCAAGGTCGGCGCGGTGCCGGTGCTGGTGGATCCGGGCATCGACCGGCGCGCGCTGAAGCAGTGCCTGGGCGAAGCCGCCGCCGAGGCCTTCGTCGGCATTCCGCTGGCGATGTTGGCGCGCGTGCTGCTCGGCTGGTCGCGCGCCGCGCGGGTGCGCATCACCACCGGTGCGCGGCCGTGGTTCGCCGACGCCACCCTGGCCGCGGTCGAGCGCGACGGTGCCGGAGCCGGAGCGCAGCTCGCCGACACCGTGCCGGACGACGTCGCCGCGATCCTGTTCACCAGCGGGTCCACCGGCGTGCCCAAGGGTGTGGTGTACCGCCATCGCCACTTTGCCGCCCAGGTCGCCATGCTGCGCGACGCCTTCGGCCTGGCGCCCGGCGGCGTGGACCTGCCGACCTTCCCGCCATTCGCGCTGTTCGATCCTGCGCTCGGGCTGACCTCGGTCATCCCCGACATGGACCCCACGCGCCCGGCCAGCGCGGACCCGCGCAAGCTGCACGCGGCGATCGCCCGCTTCGGCGTGACCCAGCTGTTCGGCTCGCCGGCGCTGATGCGCGTGCTGGCCGAGCATGGCGTGCCGCTGCCCACGGTGACGCGCGTGACCTCGGCCGGCGCACCGGTGCCGGCGGATGTGGTGGCGAAGATATGCGCGCTGCTGCCGCCCGACGCGCAGTTCTGGACGCCGTACGGCGCCACCGAATGCCTGCCGGTGGCGGTGATCGAAGGGTGCGAGCTGATGACGCTGCGCGCGCGCACCGAAACCGGCGCCGGCACCTGCGTCGGCCGGCCGGTGCCGCCCAACGAGGTGCGCATCATCCGCGTGACCGATGACGCGATTCCGGAATGGTCGGACGACCAGCTGGTGAAGCCGGGCCAAGTCGGCGAGATCACCGTTGCCGGGCCGACCGCCACCGACACCTATTTCAAGCGTGATGCGCAGACGCGGCTGGCCAAGATCCATGAGGCCGGCGCCACCGGCGAGCGCATCGTCCATCGCATGGGCGACCTCGGCTACTTCGACGCGGAAGGCCGGCTGTGGTTCTGCGGCCGCAAGTCGCAGCGCGTGGTCACGGCTGCGACGACGCTGTGCACCGAGCAGGTCGAGCCGGTGTTCGACACCCATCCCGACGTGCGGCGCACGGCGCTGGTCGGCCTTGGCGCGCGCGGTGCGCAGCGGCCGCTGCTGTGCGTGGAACTGCACAAGGGCGTGGCCCGCGGCGAACACGCGCGGATCGCCGCCGAGCTGCGCCACATCGGCGAAGGATTCGTGCACACCGCGCGCGTCGACAGCGTGCTGTTCCACTCCGCATTTCCGGTCGACATCCGCCACAATGCGAAAATCGGCCGCGAGAAGCTGGCCGCGTGGGCCGCGCGCGAAGTGCGCCGCGGCAAGGTCTTCGAGCCGGTGAAGCAGGAGGGTTGA
- a CDS encoding DUF1328 domain-containing protein has translation MLSYALIFIVIAIIAAVLGFSGIAGAATNIAWILFVVFLVLAAVSFFRGRKV, from the coding sequence ATGCTCAGCTACGCCCTGATCTTCATCGTCATCGCCATCATCGCCGCCGTGCTCGGTTTCAGCGGTATTGCCGGTGCCGCCACCAACATCGCCTGGATCCTGTTCGTGGTGTTCCTGGTGCTCGCCGCGGTGTCGTTCTTCCGCGGCCGCAAGGTCTGA
- a CDS encoding alpha/beta fold hydrolase, which yields MDFPDYPFTPKRFQVRPGIGMSYLDEGPRDGEVVVMVHGNPSWSYYWRHLVSGLSDPASGKGYRCIVPDHVGMGLSDKPDDAPNALPRYDYTLQSRVDDLGALLEHLGIAGPVTLAVHDWGGMIGFGWALAHQHQVKRLVITNTAAFPMPDAKPMPWQIALGRDYTVGELVIRGFNAFSGGASWLGVERKMPADVRRAYVAPYDSWKNRISTVRFMQDIPLSPKDRAWPLVEAAGQRLHEYAALPAFIGWGLKDFVFDRHFLQRFQAELPDAEVLAFDDAGHYVLEDKHEVLVPAVRDFLARNPL from the coding sequence ATGGATTTCCCCGACTATCCCTTCACCCCGAAGCGCTTCCAGGTGCGCCCGGGCATCGGCATGAGCTACCTCGACGAGGGCCCCCGCGACGGCGAGGTGGTGGTGATGGTCCACGGCAATCCGTCGTGGAGCTACTACTGGCGGCACCTGGTGTCGGGGCTGTCGGATCCGGCTTCCGGCAAGGGCTATCGCTGCATCGTGCCCGACCACGTCGGCATGGGCCTGTCGGACAAGCCGGACGACGCGCCCAACGCGCTGCCGCGCTACGACTACACGCTGCAGTCGCGCGTGGACGACCTCGGCGCGCTGCTCGAGCATCTCGGCATCGCGGGGCCGGTGACGCTGGCGGTGCACGACTGGGGCGGCATGATCGGATTCGGCTGGGCGCTGGCGCACCAGCACCAGGTGAAGCGGCTGGTGATCACCAACACCGCCGCGTTCCCGATGCCCGACGCCAAGCCCATGCCCTGGCAGATCGCGCTGGGCCGCGACTACACCGTCGGCGAGCTGGTGATCCGCGGCTTCAACGCGTTTTCCGGCGGTGCCTCATGGCTCGGCGTGGAGCGGAAGATGCCGGCCGACGTGCGCCGCGCCTACGTGGCGCCCTACGACAGCTGGAAGAACCGCATCTCCACGGTGCGCTTCATGCAGGACATCCCGCTGTCGCCGAAGGACCGCGCGTGGCCCTTGGTGGAGGCCGCGGGCCAGCGGCTGCACGAGTACGCGGCGCTGCCCGCCTTCATCGGCTGGGGGCTGAAGGACTTCGTGTTCGACCGGCATTTCCTGCAGCGCTTCCAGGCGGAGCTGCCGGACGCCGAGGTGCTGGCGTTCGACGACGCCGGTCACTACGTCCTCGAAGACAAGCACGAGGTGCTGGTGCCCGCCGTCCGCGACTTCCTGGCGCGCAACCCGCTGTAG